In a genomic window of Telopea speciosissima isolate NSW1024214 ecotype Mountain lineage chromosome 5, Tspe_v1, whole genome shotgun sequence:
- the LOC122662120 gene encoding RNA demethylase ALKBH9B, with the protein MHHSSFFSSSHRTPDPIHRRRTEMKGSQTRDDPFLLNYQTSDLQIAAEFLTHWLPFLSRDLCHGCTQILADRIRSLDPDSRAIAESPADAEYSNSAESLADSSPTHPDSCEASHGNHENCDTYSIGSWKDEANWSSEHVVDASASETPCEPDTVGTPSVRMSWADMAQEDELEEEAEEMNKPSEVDERASPAEEVGVERKVPQKQTLSREQREYIRFMNVKRKKDFICLERVKGKIVNILDGLELHTGVFSTAEQKRIVDFIYDLQEKGRKGELKVRTYSAPQKWMRGKGRVTIQFGCCYNYATDKNGNPPGILRDEEVDPIPHLFKVIIKRLVGWHIIPPSCVPDSCIVNIYEEGDCIPPHIDSHDFVRPFCTISFLSECDIMFGSNLKVVGAGEFTGSFAFPLPVGSVLVLNGNGADVAKHCVPAVPTKRISITFRKMDESKLPLGFAHEPDLQGLQPLPYDLEDSKRLNTLRVRPQMNRHAVKREVLLEKDRGLLGPEPRHFIRNRSGPPNKRKG; encoded by the exons ATGCATCACTCCTcgtttttctcttcctcccatCGTACTCCAGACCCAATTCATCGCAGAAGGACAGAGATGAAAGGTTCTCAAACACGAGACGATCCTTTCCTTTTAAACTATCAGACTTCGGATCTGCAAATCGCGGCCGAGTTCCTTACCCACTGGCTTCCTTTCCTCAGCAGAGATCTTTGTCACGGTTGTACTCAAATTCTTGCCGATCGTATTCGGTCTCTTGATCCTG ATTCCCGTGCAATTGCAGAATCTCCCGCTGACGCCGAGTACTCAAACTCGGCGGAGAGCCTTGCTGATTCGAGCCCAACTCACCCGGATTCGTGCGAAGCATCCCACGGTAATCATGAGAATTGCGATACGTATTCGATCGGAAGCTGGAAAGATGAAGCAAATTGGTCGTCAGAGCATGTTGTGGATGCATCTGCGAGCGAGACGCCTTGCGAGCCTGACACTGTGGGTACTCCGAGCGTACGTATGTCTTGGGCGGACATGGCACAAGAAGATGAACTTGAAGAGGAAGCCGAGGAAATGAATAAGCCGTCTGAGGTGGATGAGCGTGCTTCTCCAGCTGAAGAGGTGGGGGTAGAACGGAAGGTGCCGCAAAAACAGACGTTGTCTAGAGAGCAGAGAGAGTACATCAGATTCATGAAcgtcaagaggaagaaggattTTATCTGTTTAGAAAGAGTCAAAGGAAAGATTGTTAACATTCTTGATGGGCTTGAGCTTCATACAGGTGTTTTTAGCACCGCAGAACAGAAGAGAATAGTTGACTTTATCTATGATCTTCaggaaaagggaaggaaaggagAGTTAAAAG TGCGTACATATTCTGCACCACAGAAGTGGATGAGGGGCAAGGGACGTGTGACCATCCAGTTCGGTTGCTGCTACAATTATGCAACA GACAAAAATGGGAACCCACCTGGTATCCTCCGTGATGAGGAAGTTGATCCCATACCTCACTTGTTTAAGGTCATTATAAAAAGACTGGTTGGATGGCACATTATTCCTCCATCTTGTGTTCCTGATAGTTGTATTGTCAACATATATGAAGAAGGGGATTGCATTCCACCTCACATTGATAGCCATGATTTTGTTCGACCCTTTTGCACCATATCATTTCTCAGTGAGTGCGATATAATGTTTGGATCGAACCTAAAGGTTGTGGGTGCTGGTGAATTTACTGGGTCATTTGCATTTCCGCTGCCTGTCGG gtCTGTACTTGTCTTGAATGGGAATGGAGCAGATGTTGCTAAGCATTGTGTTCCAGCTGTTCCTACTAAAAG GATATCTATAACATTCAGGAAAATGGATGAATCAAAACTTCCACTTGGGTTTGCCCATGAACCAGATTTGCAGGGGCTTCAGCCTCTACCTTATGACCTGGAAGACTCAAAAAGGTTGAATACTTTGAGGGTGCGGCCGCAAATGAACCGACATGCAGTTAAAAGAGAGGTTCTTTTAGAGAAGGATAGAGGTTTACTTGGACCAGAGCCACGCCATTTTATTCGCAATCGTTCAGGACCTCCTAATAAGCGAAAGGGTTAG
- the LOC122661702 gene encoding transcription factor E2FC-like isoform X3, giving the protein MSGSGEDLGRYCQQTQFKFLFNSQSQSQIQSSPPQILGPMKRHFPFSYPRPPSFAFNSAPQSYSQNHSPDHHRLNPRRGGVSGGAEGGSVISKIPFFSTDLKADNLEGQIGKCATRRGHGGALNIAPGAGGKHSNKSKVSKHKKSGSQTLGSNSDDPSNMLEPAATCRYDSSLGLLTKKFISLIQEAKDGTLDLNNAADVLEVQKRRIYDITNVLEGIGLIEKTSKNNIRWKGLEMSIPKELDALVTRLKAEVGSLYDEECRLNDSIREKQESLRALDEDENSRKLLFLTEDDILSLPCFQGVDYQQFRIIVRSTTGPIDLYLLSTHQGRCENLDVKQAKTIDLSMGSGNPNSEDALLKKFHDERLSEAGHCQDNIKTSISSSALENVSGMQRIIPTDFSINDDYWFQSDLEVSITDLWANDWARVCEPQDKIAMHNPGLMKHHVPAGGVCKQRGIEVPCCIENT; this is encoded by the exons ATGTCAGGTTCAGGTGAAGATTTGGGTCGCTATTGCCAACAAACCCAGTTCAAATTTCTGTTCAATTCTCAGTCTCAATCACAGATTCAGTCTTCTCCACCTCAGATTCTTGGCCCTATGAAGCGCCACTTCCCGTTCTCGTATCCAAGGCCACCTTCTTTCGCTTTCAACTCTGCTCCCCAATCTTATAGTCAGAATCACTCTCCCGATCATCATCGTCTGAATCCCCGCAGGGGCGGAGTCAGTGGCGGTGCTGAGGGAGGCTCTGTGATTTCTAAGATTCCG TTTTTCAGTACGGATTTAAAAGCAGACAATCTTGAAGGTCAAATTGGTAAATGTGCAACTCGCCGTGGACATGGTGGAGCACTTAATATTGCGCCTGGCGCAGGTGGTAAGCATAGCAATAAATCGAAGGTTTCAAAGCACAAGAAATCTGGTTCACAAACTTTGGGGTCAAACTCGG ACGACCCTTCTAATATGTTGGAACCAGCTGCCACTTGTCGTTATGACAGTTCTCTGG GCCTGCTAACAAAGAAGTTCATTAGTTTAATCCAGGAGGCGAAGGATGGCACTCTTGATCTGAACAACGCAGCAGATGTCTTAGAG GTTCAGAAAAGGAGAATATATGATATTACGAATGTTCTTGAAGGAATAGGTTTAATAGAAAAAACATCAAAGAATAATATACGTTGGAA GGGACTTGAAATGTCAATACCTAAGGAACTGGATGCTCTAGTTACGAGGCTCAAG GCTGAAGTTGGAAGTCTATATGATGAAGAATGCAGGCTTAATGATAGCATAAG AGAAAAACAGGAAAGTCTCAGGGCCCTAGATGAAGATGAAAACAGCCGGAA GCTTCTATTTTTAACCGAAGATGATATTCTGAGCCTTCCATGCTTTCAG GGTGTTGATTATCAGCAATTCAGAATCATTGTCAGAAGCACCACAGGACCAATTGACCTGTACCTGCTGAG CACACATCAGGGGAGGTGTGAGAATTTAGATGTGAAGCAGGCCAAGACAATTGATTTGTCCATGGGAAGTGGCAATCCTAACAGTGAAGATGCATTACTCAAGAAATTCCACGATGAAAGGCTATCTGAGGCAGGACATTgccaagataatataaaaactTCCATTTCATCTAGCGCACTGGAAAATGTGTCTGGGATGCAGAGGATCATCCCTACAGATTTTAGT ATTAATGATGATTACTGGTTCCAGTCAGATCTTGAAGTCAGCATTACTGATTTGTGGG CAAATGACTGGGCACGAGTGTGTGAACCTCAAGACAAGATTGCAATGCACAACCCAGGATTAATGAAACATCATGTGCCTGCAGGTGGTGTTTGCAAACAAAGAGGGATTGAGGTACCTTGTTGTATAGAAAATACTTGA
- the LOC122661702 gene encoding transcription factor E2FC-like isoform X1, with protein sequence MSGSGEDLGRYCQQTQFKFLFNSQSQSQIQSSPPQILGPMKRHFPFSYPRPPSFAFNSAPQSYSQNHSPDHHRLNPRRGGVSGGAEGGSVISKIPFFSTDLKADNLEGQIGKCATRRGHGGALNIAPGAGGKHSNKSKVSKHKKSGSQTLGSNSDDPSNMLEPAATCRYDSSLGLLTKKFISLIQEAKDGTLDLNNAADVLEVQKRRIYDITNVLEGIGLIEKTSKNNIRWKGLEMSIPKELDALVTRLKAEVGSLYDEECRLNDSIREKQESLRALDEDENSRKLLFLTEDDILSLPCFQDHTLIAIKAPQASSLEVPDPDEGVDYQQFRIIVRSTTGPIDLYLLSTHQGRCENLDVKQAKTIDLSMGSGNPNSEDALLKKFHDERLSEAGHCQDNIKTSISSSALENVSGMQRIIPTDFSINDDYWFQSDLEVSITDLWANDWARVCEPQDKIAMHNPGLMKHHVPAGGVCKQRGIEVPCCIENT encoded by the exons ATGTCAGGTTCAGGTGAAGATTTGGGTCGCTATTGCCAACAAACCCAGTTCAAATTTCTGTTCAATTCTCAGTCTCAATCACAGATTCAGTCTTCTCCACCTCAGATTCTTGGCCCTATGAAGCGCCACTTCCCGTTCTCGTATCCAAGGCCACCTTCTTTCGCTTTCAACTCTGCTCCCCAATCTTATAGTCAGAATCACTCTCCCGATCATCATCGTCTGAATCCCCGCAGGGGCGGAGTCAGTGGCGGTGCTGAGGGAGGCTCTGTGATTTCTAAGATTCCG TTTTTCAGTACGGATTTAAAAGCAGACAATCTTGAAGGTCAAATTGGTAAATGTGCAACTCGCCGTGGACATGGTGGAGCACTTAATATTGCGCCTGGCGCAGGTGGTAAGCATAGCAATAAATCGAAGGTTTCAAAGCACAAGAAATCTGGTTCACAAACTTTGGGGTCAAACTCGG ACGACCCTTCTAATATGTTGGAACCAGCTGCCACTTGTCGTTATGACAGTTCTCTGG GCCTGCTAACAAAGAAGTTCATTAGTTTAATCCAGGAGGCGAAGGATGGCACTCTTGATCTGAACAACGCAGCAGATGTCTTAGAG GTTCAGAAAAGGAGAATATATGATATTACGAATGTTCTTGAAGGAATAGGTTTAATAGAAAAAACATCAAAGAATAATATACGTTGGAA GGGACTTGAAATGTCAATACCTAAGGAACTGGATGCTCTAGTTACGAGGCTCAAG GCTGAAGTTGGAAGTCTATATGATGAAGAATGCAGGCTTAATGATAGCATAAG AGAAAAACAGGAAAGTCTCAGGGCCCTAGATGAAGATGAAAACAGCCGGAA GCTTCTATTTTTAACCGAAGATGATATTCTGAGCCTTCCATGCTTTCAG GACCACACTCTAATTGCAATAAAAGCTCCCCAGGCAAGTTCCCTTGAAGTCCCTGATCCTGATGAG GGTGTTGATTATCAGCAATTCAGAATCATTGTCAGAAGCACCACAGGACCAATTGACCTGTACCTGCTGAG CACACATCAGGGGAGGTGTGAGAATTTAGATGTGAAGCAGGCCAAGACAATTGATTTGTCCATGGGAAGTGGCAATCCTAACAGTGAAGATGCATTACTCAAGAAATTCCACGATGAAAGGCTATCTGAGGCAGGACATTgccaagataatataaaaactTCCATTTCATCTAGCGCACTGGAAAATGTGTCTGGGATGCAGAGGATCATCCCTACAGATTTTAGT ATTAATGATGATTACTGGTTCCAGTCAGATCTTGAAGTCAGCATTACTGATTTGTGGG CAAATGACTGGGCACGAGTGTGTGAACCTCAAGACAAGATTGCAATGCACAACCCAGGATTAATGAAACATCATGTGCCTGCAGGTGGTGTTTGCAAACAAAGAGGGATTGAGGTACCTTGTTGTATAGAAAATACTTGA
- the LOC122661702 gene encoding transcription factor E2FC-like isoform X2 translates to MSGSGEDLGRYCQQTQFKFLFNSQSQSQIQSSPPQILGPMKRHFPFSYPRPPSFAFNSAPQSYSQNHSPDHHRLNPRRGGVSGGAEGGSVISKIPFFSTDLKADNLEGQIGKCATRRGHGGALNIAPGAGGKHSNKSKVSKHKKSGSQTLGSNSDDPSNMLEPAATCRYDSSLGLLTKKFISLIQEAKDGTLDLNNAADVLEVQKRRIYDITNVLEGIGLIEKTSKNNIRWKGLEMSIPKELDALVTRLKAEVGSLYDEECRLNDSIREKQESLRALDEDENSRKLLFLTEDDILSLPCFQDHTLIAIKAPQGVDYQQFRIIVRSTTGPIDLYLLSTHQGRCENLDVKQAKTIDLSMGSGNPNSEDALLKKFHDERLSEAGHCQDNIKTSISSSALENVSGMQRIIPTDFSINDDYWFQSDLEVSITDLWANDWARVCEPQDKIAMHNPGLMKHHVPAGGVCKQRGIEVPCCIENT, encoded by the exons ATGTCAGGTTCAGGTGAAGATTTGGGTCGCTATTGCCAACAAACCCAGTTCAAATTTCTGTTCAATTCTCAGTCTCAATCACAGATTCAGTCTTCTCCACCTCAGATTCTTGGCCCTATGAAGCGCCACTTCCCGTTCTCGTATCCAAGGCCACCTTCTTTCGCTTTCAACTCTGCTCCCCAATCTTATAGTCAGAATCACTCTCCCGATCATCATCGTCTGAATCCCCGCAGGGGCGGAGTCAGTGGCGGTGCTGAGGGAGGCTCTGTGATTTCTAAGATTCCG TTTTTCAGTACGGATTTAAAAGCAGACAATCTTGAAGGTCAAATTGGTAAATGTGCAACTCGCCGTGGACATGGTGGAGCACTTAATATTGCGCCTGGCGCAGGTGGTAAGCATAGCAATAAATCGAAGGTTTCAAAGCACAAGAAATCTGGTTCACAAACTTTGGGGTCAAACTCGG ACGACCCTTCTAATATGTTGGAACCAGCTGCCACTTGTCGTTATGACAGTTCTCTGG GCCTGCTAACAAAGAAGTTCATTAGTTTAATCCAGGAGGCGAAGGATGGCACTCTTGATCTGAACAACGCAGCAGATGTCTTAGAG GTTCAGAAAAGGAGAATATATGATATTACGAATGTTCTTGAAGGAATAGGTTTAATAGAAAAAACATCAAAGAATAATATACGTTGGAA GGGACTTGAAATGTCAATACCTAAGGAACTGGATGCTCTAGTTACGAGGCTCAAG GCTGAAGTTGGAAGTCTATATGATGAAGAATGCAGGCTTAATGATAGCATAAG AGAAAAACAGGAAAGTCTCAGGGCCCTAGATGAAGATGAAAACAGCCGGAA GCTTCTATTTTTAACCGAAGATGATATTCTGAGCCTTCCATGCTTTCAG GACCACACTCTAATTGCAATAAAAGCTCCCCAG GGTGTTGATTATCAGCAATTCAGAATCATTGTCAGAAGCACCACAGGACCAATTGACCTGTACCTGCTGAG CACACATCAGGGGAGGTGTGAGAATTTAGATGTGAAGCAGGCCAAGACAATTGATTTGTCCATGGGAAGTGGCAATCCTAACAGTGAAGATGCATTACTCAAGAAATTCCACGATGAAAGGCTATCTGAGGCAGGACATTgccaagataatataaaaactTCCATTTCATCTAGCGCACTGGAAAATGTGTCTGGGATGCAGAGGATCATCCCTACAGATTTTAGT ATTAATGATGATTACTGGTTCCAGTCAGATCTTGAAGTCAGCATTACTGATTTGTGGG CAAATGACTGGGCACGAGTGTGTGAACCTCAAGACAAGATTGCAATGCACAACCCAGGATTAATGAAACATCATGTGCCTGCAGGTGGTGTTTGCAAACAAAGAGGGATTGAGGTACCTTGTTGTATAGAAAATACTTGA